TATGTGCCGATAAGAAACTATGAACATTTGGCTGTCTATACAAAAGGGGTAGAAGGAATTTGGTTAAATGCTTCTAATTACATTATGCTAAACGACGTCACCATTAAGTAGAGGGGGAAAGATATGAGATCGACCATCATATTAATGTTAGCATTGCTTTTAATTATCAGTGGGTGTTCCACTTCTAGCAGTCAAATGGAGACTTCCGAAAAGGATAAACTGACGGTCGTCCGTTTATCAGATGCCACCAAGCTTGACCCACACTTCATTACAGATATTTCAAGTGCTAATATCCTTTATCAAAAAGTTTATGAAACGCTTGTTGTGCCAGACTTGGACATGAAGCCCCAGCCAGGTTTGGCCAAAGAATGGGAACAAATTGATGATGTCACTTGGGAATTTACTTTAAGGGAAGGCGTTTATTTCCATGATGGGACGGTATTCAATGCCGACGCTGTAAAGGCAACATTTGATAGATTGCTTGATCCTAAAACAGCATCCCCGCAAGCTGAAAAACTAGGGATGATTGATGACATAGAGATTGTCGATGAATATACAGTTCGTTTTCATCTATCAGCAGCATATGCCCCACTGCTGTCCATACTAAGTGCGAATGAGGGAAGTATCATCAGTCCAAAAGCGCTCTCAGAGAATCCAAAGAAACTTTGGGAACACCCAGTAGGCACAGGGCCATTCGCCTTTGATTATTGGAAGCCAGGACAGGAAATATCCATAAAGAAAAATGAGAAATACTGGGGAGATAAGCCAAAGATTAATCAGGTTGTGTTTAAAGTGGTTCCGGAAGATACCACTAGGCTCGCCATGATAGAAACAGGAGAAGCGCATGTTAATGATCAGGTTCCCATTACAGAGATTGAAAGAATAGCAGCTTCGGAAACACTGAATCTGTACCGGGCAGATGGATTAGGAATAGAATTTCTTGGCTTTAACGTTCAAAAAGCACCATTTGATCAATTGGAGGTTCGAAAAGCGATAACGCAGGCTATTGACAGAAAGGCAGTTCTAAAAGGTGTCTTCCAGAACTCTGGAATGCTTGCCAATTCTCCAATGAGTCCGAAGGTATTTGGATACAGTG
This window of the Sutcliffiella horikoshii genome carries:
- a CDS encoding glutathione ABC transporter substrate-binding protein produces the protein MRSTIILMLALLLIISGCSTSSSQMETSEKDKLTVVRLSDATKLDPHFITDISSANILYQKVYETLVVPDLDMKPQPGLAKEWEQIDDVTWEFTLREGVYFHDGTVFNADAVKATFDRLLDPKTASPQAEKLGMIDDIEIVDEYTVRFHLSAAYAPLLSILSANEGSIISPKALSENPKKLWEHPVGTGPFAFDYWKPGQEISIKKNEKYWGDKPKINQVVFKVVPEDTTRLAMIETGEAHVNDQVPITEIERIAASETLNLYRADGLGIEFLGFNVQKAPFDQLEVRKAITQAIDRKAVLKGVFQNSGMLANSPMSPKVFGYSDDVKPYDYDLENAKALLQEAGLEGLKVTITTNDRKERINVAEVVQSQLKKIGINAEVEVLEWGAYIEALNNGEHEMFVGGWGNATGDGDYNQFNVFHSSSHGGAGNHTYYNNPEVDRIIEDARKEIDDESRKNLYEQAMKLEMEDAAMIPLRYYEHLAVYHKDVEGLVISPVNYILLNEITIK